From the genome of Pseudomonas mohnii:
CATGTGCTGCTTGAGCAATGCGCCTTCCATTTCCTCCAGTTGCAAACGGCCTGCCGGCATCGCGTGCAACAGGAATTCAAATTCAGTCAGATGGTCGAAAAACGCTTGATTGTAGAACGGCATCTCGACGTACTGCGCTTTGCCGAAAATGCGTTTAGGACCCGTGGTGGGGTCATTCCAGTAAGACTCGAAGATCGGCTCGATCGTCAACGCATTGCGCGTGACAAGACTGTCAGCGAACACCTGGAAACTGTCCAGCGCGAAGGACGCCGTTTGCTCCGGACTCAGGTCACTGATCTGGGTGGGCAACGTTGCCAGGAATCCGGCAAACCGCTCGCGCTCGGCGACGGAACGGGCATCCGTGAACCGCAGGACGTGAATGATTTCGGTGTTGTGCTCCGAACGCCCGTAGTTGACCTCGCGCACCACGTAAGGGATCGGCAGAATCCGTGCCTTGGCCCGAGCGAGCATGTAATAGACATGGCCGATTTCCTGCCATTCGAAGATCGTGCCTTGCGGCAAGGCTTCGTACCAGTCGCGCAGCAGCGAGGTGCGTTGCACCGCATAGAACGGCGGGATGTACTGCCCCATGTAATCGAGCACGCGATCCTGAGCACGCTCGGCGTTGTAATCCTCTTTCACCTTCTTGTCGCGACGGTAGTACTGCACATTGTTGGAATGTGTCAGGTACATCAGGCAGTAACCGTGGCACATGCCGTAATCGGGGTTGGCTTCGAGGAAATTCACCGAGTCGGTCAGAGCATCGTGCAGCAGGAAGTCGTCGTCGGATGCAAGCACCATGTAGGGCGTCGTGACCTGGCTGACACCGTAGGCAAGCTTTTGCTGAAACCCGTTGTAGCTGTACTGAGGTACGTGCCGATAGTCGATCGACGGGAAGTCGGAAACGACGCTTTCGTGATCCTGACTGGATGAATCCAGCACCAGGACCTTGGCGTCGTAATTGCTGTAGTACTGCAAGGTACGACGCAGAAATGCGGTACGGTTGTGGGTAATGACCACTACAGTGAACATTTCGTTCAGCGGTCTCCCGTTGATCTGATTGTTGCTTTGAACCTGCATTTTCCTATCCCCACAACCGGCCAGTTACCTGATGCCTGAAACTGTTCTTTGATTAACGAACGCGACGCAGATAACCGTCAGGCGCCACGGTGATCAACAGCTTGTTTTGCAACTGCCGGTCGATTTCGAAATCCTTGTTCTCTTCCAGATATTTCCATACAGCGGTTTTCGGGTTATCGCCCGGTCCCCATGGACGATCCGGGAAGAAGTCGGCTGGCATGTCTTCGACCACGGTGTCCATGACCACGCAGTAACTGCCTGCCGACACCAGTGGTGCATAGAGGCGCAGCTCTTCCAGCACATGATCGTGGGTGTGGTTGGAGTCGAGAACCAGAATGACTTTCTTGCCTTTGGCCGCGGCCTGTACCTGAGCGGCGATGGCCGGGTCGATGCTCGAACCTTCGATCATCTTGATGCGCTTGGCCATCGGATGGCTTTCGATGGCTTCACGGTTGTGCGGGCGAATATCGAGGTCAATGCCCAACACTTCGCCGTGGCCTTGCAGCTCCAGCAGCGAGGCGTAGTAGATGATCGAACCGCCGTGGGCGATGCCGCACTCGATGACCAGGTCCGGCTTGACCTGCCAGATGATCTCCTGCATTGCCATCATGTCTTGTGGCAGCTGGATGATCGGACGGCCCATCCACGAAAAGTGGTAGCTGTACTTGTGGCGGGCTGATTCGTTGAAGAAGTCACGGGCCAGGCCCACGACTTTCTGGTCGTCACCCTGACGGGCGATCTCTGCCTGGCACTCGGCTTCGAAAGCTGTGTGGATGTTGTTGTCGGTCATCTGAAATTTCTCTGGGTTCACTGGAACGAAGCGCTGTCGACGGCGTGATAGACGTAGCGTCCACCGGTCATCCGCTTGATCTCTTCGAGGTAATTGGAGTTCATCACAAACAGGTTGGCGCCTTCGGGCAACGCATCCATAGCCTCTTGCGGCGAAGACACCTGAACACCGCTCAGAGGCAGATGACGCCCCTGTTTGGCGGGGTTGATGTCCACCACATGATCCACCGCCACACCCGCGCGCTGCAGGAACAACGAATAGATCACGCCCTTGGACGATGCGCCCCAAATGGCCGACCCTTGTTGCGGCGCGGCTTGAATGATTTGCACGGTACGTTCAAGGCTGGCAGTGAAATTGTCCGATAGCACCAGCAATTGCGGTGCGGCAGATGGCGCGCGGCGCAATGTAGAAAGGTCGGCGACGATGTACAGGTACTGCCCGCCAAAGAGGTGCCCGGCTTCATGCACCGTATCGAACAGGCCTCGCAAATCGGCAAGACGGAAGTAGTTCACATGTTCGTAGAACACGTCGAACCAGGCGTTGTGCTCGACGATCCAGTCGAAGCACGGCACCTCGATGTAGATTTGTCCGCCACGGTTGGCCGAGGCAATGTCAGCCAGAAAGCTGACCGGGTCCTGAATGTGCTCCAGCACATGGCGCAACACGATCGCATCGGCGGCAAGCCCCAGCTCACGGGTGAACGGCGCCTTGATCACATCGACGTTGTCGCCCTCATAGGAGGGGTCGATACCGGTGATGGCATAGCCACGCTCACGCAGCATTTCGAGGAAATAGCCCTTGCCACAGCCGACCTCGATCAGCTCGCGGCCTTTGAAATGCCGGGCCAGAATCGCCTCTACGTCATTCAAGTGATGCTGGAACTGCACCGAGTGGGCCTGTTCATTTTGGTAGTCGACGTCATAACTGAGTTGGCTGGCGTCAAAAGCCTGATTGAAGATCAGCCCGCTCTGGCTGTCCTGCACCAGCACGATATCCGCACTGCCCGATGCCTTCGCCTGTTCGGCAGTGGCGAACGTACGGTTTTGCAGCACCGGCAGCCCGTTCGCTCGATAGAGTTCATGCTGCATGTTCTTCACCCCTTAATTGGGAAATTCGCTGGGCAATACCCCAAAAAGCCATGGGCTCATGGGCGGAATAACCGTAATGCCCCAGGTTCAGCGTTATGGAGGATTGGCGCTGCCTCACGCGCGCCTCGACCAGCGCCCGCACGGATACAGGCCGGCCACTGCAACAGTTGATCACGCCACCGACATCGGGTCGGGCAATGAGCGTTGCCAACTGCGCCGCGGCCTCGGTGATCTCCAGATAGTCGCGTAGCTGGTCACCCATCGACATATTGAACTGCGCGTCGCCGGCATCGATCGCCCGGTCCAGCGCCGCCAGCAGGCTGTTGGGGTTCTGCCCTTCGCCATGCAGATAGAACAACCGCGCCCACTGCAAAGTGAACGGATGTTCCTGCGCAAGGTTCTGCAAAAAAAGGCGCAGTGTGTGCTTGGCCAGCCCATACGGATTGGATGGTTGCGGCTCGACCTGCTCGCTGAGCGGCCCGCTCTGCAGGCCATATTCGAAACAGGTGCCGGTCACCAATACGTGTTTCACACCCGCCTCGACCACGCTTTTGATAAAGCGGTAGTCGGCCATCAGGTTGTGCTCGAAATGGAACAGCCCCCGATAGTTCGGCAGCCCCGGCCATGCCAGATGCGCCAGCACATCGACGCCCTCGGTCAATGCGACGACATCGACATCGGCGGCGTGAATATCCGCCGCGATAAACTCGACGTCCTTGATCCACGGCATGCCCTGCGCAGTGTTTGCGTTGCGCGCCACCGCACGCACCTTGCAACCGCGCGTCAACAGCGCCGCGACCAGATGCCGACCGACGAAGCCCGTGGCTCCGGTCACCAGAACCTTCACAGCACGCTCAACTCAGGCACGGCGATCACGAAGCGACCCTCCCACTGACGCACTTGTGCCAGTTGCTGGCTGACTTCGTGCAGCAGGTTCCACGGCAACACCAGCACGTAATCCGGTTTCTCGATATCGATCTGTGCTGGCGCCACAATCGGAATGCGGCTGCCCGGCAAAAACTTGCCCTGCTTGTGCGGATTGGCATCGGCCACCCACGCGAGCAAGTCCGGTTTCACGCCGGCGTAGTTGAGCAAGGTATTGCCCTTGGCCGCCGCGCCGTAACCGACCACACGCTTGCCGTCGGCCTTCGCCTGCAACAGGAAACGCAGCAGGTCATGTTTGATGCGTTCGGCAGCAGGCGCGAGGGTCGCGTAGTACTCGGCAGTTTTCACCCCGGCATCGAGTTCGGCCTGCAACTGCTGTTGCACCGCCGCTTGCACCGCACGGCGTTCGCCGTCCTTGCGTTGCACGAACACCCGCAACGATCCGCCATGCGTGCTCAACTGGCTGACGTCGAACACCTCAAGGCCGTTGCGCTCGCACAGGGTCTGTACGGCGGTCAGCGACAGGTAGGAATAGTGCTCGTGATAGAGCGTGTCGAACTGCGCACCCGCCATCAGCGTCAACAGTTGCGGAAACTCGAACGTGGCCACGCCGGTTGGCTTGAGCAAGGTGGCGAAACCACCGAGGAAATCATTGATGTCCGGCACGTGCGCGAGCACGTTGTTGGCGGCCATCAGGTCGGCGCCCCAACCTTCGCTTTTCAACTGCGCGGCGGTATCACGACCGAAGAACAGTTCCCGAATCTCCAGGCCTTTTTCCCGGGCTGCCTGCGCGGTGCTGCGAGTGGGTTCGACGCCCAGGCACGCAATGCCGCGACCGGCGACGTATTGCAGCAGGTAGCCATCGTTGGCGGCCACTTCCACCACACGACTGTCAGCCGTCAGGCCGAAGCGCTCGACCATCTCCGCCACGTAACGTTCGGCGTGGGCCAGCCAGGTGCTGGAGAACGAACTGAAATAAGCGTACTCGGCATCGAACAGGCTGTCGGCGCTGGTGTAATCCTCGGTCTGCACCAGCCAGCATTGCTGGCAAACGGCGACCTTCAGCGGCACCCATTGCTCGGCCTGTTCCAGGCGATCGGCGTGCACATAGGCATTGGACGGCGGCGAAGTGCCGAGGTCGATCAGCGGCAGGCTCAAAGGTGCAGCGCACCCACGGCAGTTCATACACGCACTCCGGCAAAGTGTTGATCGAGCGCAGGATGGCTGGAATCACGCGCTGACAAATTATTGACAGGCAACGGCCAGGCAATCGCCAGCCGTGGATCGCTTATCGACAGACCGCCCTCGTGCTCCGGCGCATAATCGGCGCTGTGCAGGTAAAGCAATTCGGCGTCGTCGGTCAGGGTTTGAAAACCGTGGGCGAAACCGGCTGGAATCAACAAACTGCGACCGTCGCCAGCCTTCAGGTGCTCGGCGTGCCAGTGCAGAAAGGTCTCGGAATCGGGGCGCAAATCCACCGCCACGTCCCACACCTCACCACGCAGGCAAGTAATCAGCTTGGCTTCCGGCGCGTTGGCGTTCTGGTAATGCAGACCTCGCACACTGCCCTTCTCGCGGGTGCAGGAATGGTTGATCTGGCGGATATGAAACTCGGCGCCAAACGCCGTCAGACTGCCTTCGCAAAACAACCGGGCGAAGTGCCCGCGCTGATCTTCAAAACGCTTGTGCTGGACGCTGAACAGTCCGGCCAGCGGCAACGCCTTCAATGAAAACTCCCTCACAGCCCGCCTCGGTACAGGCTCAGTTGGCCGAGGGTGACGGCGCGCATGTCATCGCCGTTCTGCCACGCCAGATGCCAGTCGAGGGTCTGGGTCAGGCACTGCTGCAACGACCAGCGCGGCTGCCAGCCCAGCACTTGGCGGGCGCGGCTGCTGTCCAGGCGCAGCAGACCGGCCTCGTGCAGTTCGCTTTTTTCGACGCGCAGACCGCGAGCCTGTGGCCAGCGATGGGCGAGCAGTTCGACCACTTCGCCGACGCTGCGCATGTCCGCCTCACCCGGGCCGAAGTTCCAGGCACCGGCATACTCCGGGCCTTGTTCATAGAGACCGGCGGCCAGTTGGAGGTAACCGGCCAGCGGCTCCAGCGCGTGTTGCCACGGGCGCACGGCTTGCGGGTAGCGCAGGGTCACAGGCTCATCCGCCGACCAGGCTTTCAGCACGTCGGGAATCAGTCGCTCGGGGGCGAAATCACCGCCGCCCAACACGTTGCCGGCGCGCGCGGTGGCCAGGGCAAGGCCGTGCTCGTCGTACTTGTCGGCCGGGAAGAACGAAGCCGCGTAAGACTGCGCCAATAGCTCACAACATGCCTTGCTGCTGCTGTAGGGATCGTGGCCGCCGAGGGCTTCGTCTTCGCGGTAGGGCCACAGCCATTCCTTGTTGGCGTAGACCTTGTCGGTGGTCACCAGGACGCAGGCGCGCACGCAGCCGACCTGACGAATCGCTTCGAGCAGGTTGAGGGTGCCCATGACGTTGCTGGAATAGGTGCCGAGCGGATCGCGATAGCCTTCTCGCACCAGCGGCTGAGCGGCCAGGTGCAGAACGATCTCAGGCTCGGTCTCGGCGATGATTTCAAGCAAGGCCCCCAGATCACGCAAGTCGCCGCGCACATCGTTGATGCCTTCATGCACTCGCGCCAGGTCATACAGGTTCGGTTCGGTGGCCGGATCAAGGGCAAAGCCGCTGACCTCGGCGCCAAGGCTCTGCAACCACAGCGTCAGCCAACTGCCCTTGAAACCGGTATGCCCGGTGACCAGAACCCGCTTGCCGCGCCAGAAATCCGCACTCAGGCCCACTGCTTCCATGGGGCCTCCCCGCTCTGCCACAGCGCTTCGAGGTGGTTCTTGTCGCGCAGGGTGTCCATTGGCTGCCAAAAACCGGAATGCTCGTAAGCATGCAATTGCTCAAGCTCGGCCAGGCGCATCAGCGGCTCCGCCTCCCAACTGGTCGCGTCACCGGCAATGAAAGGCAATACCTTTGGCGAAAGCACAAAGAAGCCGCCATTGATCCAGCCGCCATCGCCACGGGGTTTTTCGGTGAACCCCAGCACTTGGTCACCCAGCCGCTGCAGTGCGCCATAGCGTCCCGGCGGCTGCACGGCGGTGACCGTCGCCATTTTGCCGTGAGCTTCGTGAAACCTGATCAGGTTGCTGATATCGACGTCGGAGACGCCATCGCCGTAGGTGAAGCAAAAAGCTTTTTCGTCTTTCAGATAAGGGGCGGCACGCAAGAGACGGCCACCCGTCATGGTTTCTTCACCGGTTTCGACGAGGGTGACGCTCCACGGCTCGCTGTAGTTCTGGTGCACGTCCATGCGGTTTTCCCGCATGTTGAAGGTCACGTCGGAGGTGTGCAGGAAGTAGTTGGCGAAGAAATCCTTGATCGCATAACCCTTGTAGCCCAGGCAGATCACAAAGTCGTGAATCCCGTGGGCGGAATACTGCTTCATGATGTGCCAGAGTATTGGCTTGCCACCGATCTCGACCATCGGCTTGGGCTTGAGGTGCGACTCTTCACTGATGCGCGTGCCCAAGCCACCCGCCAAAATAACTGCCTTCATCGTCTCCCCTCTTGTTCTTCACAGGGCTCGGGCAAGCTGGATCAAGCTTTTGCGGGCCTTCTGGATCAAACTTTCTGCCGTGCGGGCACTCTGCGGATTGACCGCAAGTGCTCGTTTTATGGCGATATACCGGGGGCTTGCAGGAAACGCGCCAGCTAGCGACCCAAGTGGCGGACACAAAAAAGGGGCCAGCCCGATCATGCGACCGAGCTCGCCCCTCTCATTTTGATCTGGCACCTTTAACACCCTTGCAGGATTGAAAGTGTCTCGCTAATGACGTTGTCCAGTTCACTGCCTAACCGGTAAACGCCCAGTGCCGGTATACGTCAGACGTTAAATGTTGGCCGCCAGCACTGTGCTGCTCGGATCGATCACCGCCATGCTCACCTCAATAAAAGAGCTTGAGGGGTGAAACCTGAAACGCGTGTTGGCCACGACACAAATAAAACAGGCGGCCCCATGGCCGCCTGCGGTGAACACTCGCACCTGATCAGTCAGGTAGCCAGCCCTCGATCCAATAGTTCAGGTTGTTGCCCTTGAGCATGTAATCGCGCAGCACTTCCTCGCGAAGCGCATCGCCCATGCGGTAGCTCGCATCGGGATCGGACAGGTGCATGCGAATCGCTTCAAGCCATTCCTCGGTACTGTTGCTCACGACCTTGGTGCAGGGCAGATAACCCCGATAAGCCTCGGTATCCGTGCAGATCACCGGGTACCCGCAAGCGCCGTACTCCAGCAGCCGCAAGTTACTCTTGCAGTCGTTGAAAATGTGAAATTCCAGCGGCGCCAGTGCCAGATCGAGATTCAGGCTGGCCAGCTTGGCCGGGTAAGCCTCCAGGCCAACGCTTGGATGAAACTCATGAACAAACGGCCGCAACGCGGGCGGGCACATGCCGAAAAAAACCCATTCGACTTCATTGGCCAACTGACTCACCACATCGGCAATGATCGCCAGGTCACCGTCATGGCTCGTCCCGCCGCCCCAGCCCACGCGAGGCTTGCGTGAGGTGCGGCGACGACTGGTGAGGCCGGACCACAGATGCGGCGCCAACATGTTTGGCACGACGCGAATATCATGGTGCATATCACGCAGGGCATCGGCCAGAGGCTGGGTCGAGACCACGACGCGATCACACAAGCCGACGCCACGGCGCACGATTTTATCGACCCCAACCTCGGCCTTGCGCAAGTGCGCGTTCTTTTTCGGCACATCGATTACATAATCGTCGAGCTCGAATATCCGGAAAGCGCGAGAGCCGTTTTTGACGCGCTCGACTTCATCGACCGCATTCTGGTTATAGCGTCCCTGCAACACAATCACGTCGGGAGAGCAACGTTCCAGCTCGATGTCTGTCGGCGTGTAATAAGCGAGATGCCCCACCACGCGCCCGGCGGCTTCAAGCTCGAAGAAGGGTTGAGTAACCCGGTAATGACCCACGGCACTGGCATTGATGGGAATGCCCAGTACTTTGGGCAACATCGGACGCAGGAACGGGTCCCAACCGGCTTTGAATCCCGGCTCCAGACTGAAGTTGCTGGTGCCCAGACTCAGGTTGGGGTTGTAGGCCGGATCCCTCGCCACTACCGGCATCCAACGCTGATAAAAACTCTTCTGTTCGGCTTGAATCAGCTTGGGCGCGAGGTCCACAGCAGATGACGGAGCAATTCGCATCAGCTCGGCGTAAGGCGTCCACACCACCAGGTAGCCGCTTTGCCGTACGCGCAGGCAAAAATCAGCCCCGTTGAGCGCTTGCGGCAGATCGCGATCGTCCAGGCCGTGCAGTTCATCGAATACGTTCTTGCGTACCAGCAAGCAATCGATTCCCACTGCACTGAAATTCTGTACGGTCTGCTGACGCTGCATGTAACCCGGCGTGTTGAACAGCTCGCCACGATTGGGCACGCCGGTCGTGCCGCGCAACCCCAGCACCTGGGCCGCGCCCTCGATACGCCCTTGCGGGCTCACCAGGCGACCACCGACCACGCCGACTTCAGGTCTCCGTGCGTGGTTGAGCAACTCGTCGAGCCACTCAGGGCTCACAACAGCGGTGTATGCACTCAGAAACAGCAGGTAGTCACCCCGCGCCTGACTCGCGGCAAAGTTGTGCAGCGCAGCCAGATTGTCGCCGTAATCACAGCGCAATACGCGCAACTTCTCGCTGCCCATTTGCTCGAGGGCCGACAGCCAGTTGCGGGCGTCCACAGCACTGCTGGCGTTATCGACAATCAGAATTTCATAGTGCGCGAAAGCGGTTTTCTCCAACAAGCTTTCAACGCAACGCTGAAGCGCACTCAGTCCATCGCGAGTCGCAACGATGATCGAAACCATGGCCGGCTGATCGTGCAGATAATCGACGCGGTTGATCATCGCCTGACTGCCGGCACGGATCGTGTGCGGTACACCGAGCCGATCCAGATGCGCGGCCAGTACCCGCGGGCTCTGTTCGATCACCTCAGGCTGATTCACCCACTGCGACAGGCGCAATGTGGACTCGACGAGCACTTCGGCAATGTGCCCGATGGCGTGCGGCCCGCTGCTCTCCACCAGACGCCAGAGCAGATCATGCACACCCAGTTCGCCAAAACCTCGCGAGATGCCGCCCAACTCGATCATCCGATGCCGTTGCAGAGCAAGGACCCGTCCGACATAGGGGTAGCTGCGCATCAGGTCGAGGTTGAAATCCGGTTTGAAAACCGGCTCGATTGACACCTCATCGCGCAACCCGCCTTCATCACTGTACAGACAGCGTAAGTCGGGCATTTCAACCATGCGTTCAGCGAGCAACAGCAAGGCCAGTTCATTGAGGCGATCACCAGCGCGAAGCAGATAGATCCAGTCGGCATTTTCCAACTGGGCCAGCAAGTCATTGAACTGGGCGACCGGGTCAACTTCCAGGCGCATGTGACGTACGCCATCACACGATACTTGCTGCGACGAAGACAGCACCACCACTTGCTCGGCGGCATAGGACTGCAGACGAATACTTTTGAGCGTTTCTTCCAGCGCCGAAGTATCGCCTTCGCTGTCGAGAACAATCGGCACGATGCGCGGACGCCAGCTCCAACTCTGCAAGCGGGCACCGAGCAAACGCTGCTGGGAGGGGTTCAGGGCACGGCATGACAACCACTCGCGGTACATCTGCGAAAAGCTTTCGCTGGTGTAACCAACCCGAGTGTTGACCAATGTCTGGATGAAGCCCAATTGTCGGCCGAGGGCGATTTCTTCCCAGGCATAAGCGTGCCCCTCAACCGCGTCCGCCAATGCCAGAGAACGCACCCAGCCCGGCGCGGGGGCAGGCTCACCACTGCGCAAGGCAAGCATTTGCTTGAGCCAGTCGAGTTCCGTTTTGAGCGCTGCCTTGACGGGCGCCTGCTGACTCAGTTGCGCAGGATGCAAGCGTTCCAGGCTTAACATCTGAGCCACCACCACGAGGTTGCCGCGCCGCAACAGGCAAGCGAACAGGGCGAAATCCAGACAAGCAACAAAGCCTTCCCCGATCTGGGTCAGGGCCGGCAAATATTCCAGCGCATGCCGGGTACGGATCAGCGCCCCGCTAAGGCCACTGAGAAAGTTGACCTGAGAACTTTCCA
Proteins encoded in this window:
- a CDS encoding cephalosporin hydroxylase family protein; amino-acid sequence: MTDNNIHTAFEAECQAEIARQGDDQKVVGLARDFFNESARHKYSYHFSWMGRPIIQLPQDMMAMQEIIWQVKPDLVIECGIAHGGSIIYYASLLELQGHGEVLGIDLDIRPHNREAIESHPMAKRIKMIEGSSIDPAIAAQVQAAAKGKKVILVLDSNHTHDHVLEELRLYAPLVSAGSYCVVMDTVVEDMPADFFPDRPWGPGDNPKTAVWKYLEENKDFEIDRQLQNKLLITVAPDGYLRRVR
- a CDS encoding class I SAM-dependent methyltransferase; protein product: MQHELYRANGLPVLQNRTFATAEQAKASGSADIVLVQDSQSGLIFNQAFDASQLSYDVDYQNEQAHSVQFQHHLNDVEAILARHFKGRELIEVGCGKGYFLEMLRERGYAITGIDPSYEGDNVDVIKAPFTRELGLAADAIVLRHVLEHIQDPVSFLADIASANRGGQIYIEVPCFDWIVEHNAWFDVFYEHVNYFRLADLRGLFDTVHEAGHLFGGQYLYIVADLSTLRRAPSAAPQLLVLSDNFTASLERTVQIIQAAPQQGSAIWGASSKGVIYSLFLQRAGVAVDHVVDINPAKQGRHLPLSGVQVSSPQEAMDALPEGANLFVMNSNYLEEIKRMTGGRYVYHAVDSASFQ
- a CDS encoding NAD-dependent epimerase/dehydratase family protein is translated as MKVLVTGATGFVGRHLVAALLTRGCKVRAVARNANTAQGMPWIKDVEFIAADIHAADVDVVALTEGVDVLAHLAWPGLPNYRGLFHFEHNLMADYRFIKSVVEAGVKHVLVTGTCFEYGLQSGPLSEQVEPQPSNPYGLAKHTLRLFLQNLAQEHPFTLQWARLFYLHGEGQNPNSLLAALDRAIDAGDAQFNMSMGDQLRDYLEITEAAAQLATLIARPDVGGVINCCSGRPVSVRALVEARVRQRQSSITLNLGHYGYSAHEPMAFWGIAQRISQLRGEEHAA
- a CDS encoding class I SAM-dependent methyltransferase is translated as MNCRGCAAPLSLPLIDLGTSPPSNAYVHADRLEQAEQWVPLKVAVCQQCWLVQTEDYTSADSLFDAEYAYFSSFSSTWLAHAERYVAEMVERFGLTADSRVVEVAANDGYLLQYVAGRGIACLGVEPTRSTAQAAREKGLEIRELFFGRDTAAQLKSEGWGADLMAANNVLAHVPDINDFLGGFATLLKPTGVATFEFPQLLTLMAGAQFDTLYHEHYSYLSLTAVQTLCERNGLEVFDVSQLSTHGGSLRVFVQRKDGERRAVQAAVQQQLQAELDAGVKTAEYYATLAPAAERIKHDLLRFLLQAKADGKRVVGYGAAAKGNTLLNYAGVKPDLLAWVADANPHKQGKFLPGSRIPIVAPAQIDIEKPDYVLVLPWNLLHEVSQQLAQVRQWEGRFVIAVPELSVL
- a CDS encoding dTDP-4-dehydrorhamnose 3,5-epimerase family protein: MREFSLKALPLAGLFSVQHKRFEDQRGHFARLFCEGSLTAFGAEFHIRQINHSCTREKGSVRGLHYQNANAPEAKLITCLRGEVWDVAVDLRPDSETFLHWHAEHLKAGDGRSLLIPAGFAHGFQTLTDDAELLYLHSADYAPEHEGGLSISDPRLAIAWPLPVNNLSARDSSHPALDQHFAGVRV
- the rfbG gene encoding CDP-glucose 4,6-dehydratase, producing MEAVGLSADFWRGKRVLVTGHTGFKGSWLTLWLQSLGAEVSGFALDPATEPNLYDLARVHEGINDVRGDLRDLGALLEIIAETEPEIVLHLAAQPLVREGYRDPLGTYSSNVMGTLNLLEAIRQVGCVRACVLVTTDKVYANKEWLWPYREDEALGGHDPYSSSKACCELLAQSYAASFFPADKYDEHGLALATARAGNVLGGGDFAPERLIPDVLKAWSADEPVTLRYPQAVRPWQHALEPLAGYLQLAAGLYEQGPEYAGAWNFGPGEADMRSVGEVVELLAHRWPQARGLRVEKSELHEAGLLRLDSSRARQVLGWQPRWSLQQCLTQTLDWHLAWQNGDDMRAVTLGQLSLYRGGL
- the rfbF gene encoding glucose-1-phosphate cytidylyltransferase gives rise to the protein MKAVILAGGLGTRISEESHLKPKPMVEIGGKPILWHIMKQYSAHGIHDFVICLGYKGYAIKDFFANYFLHTSDVTFNMRENRMDVHQNYSEPWSVTLVETGEETMTGGRLLRAAPYLKDEKAFCFTYGDGVSDVDISNLIRFHEAHGKMATVTAVQPPGRYGALQRLGDQVLGFTEKPRGDGGWINGGFFVLSPKVLPFIAGDATSWEAEPLMRLAELEQLHAYEHSGFWQPMDTLRDKNHLEALWQSGEAPWKQWA
- a CDS encoding glycosyltransferase gives rise to the protein MNPAPLVTIAIPAFNPQFFQVALQSALSQTYPHLEVIVCDDSAGDEIREIVDACEVPATICLRYVRNPQRLGFQGNLMACAQAASGEYLKLLCDDDQLLTECIAQQIAGFIDHEDVNLVIAQRQFYDADHIVLADRVANCCFSKGVTLFKGEDLLGILESSQVNFLSGLSGALIRTRHALEYLPALTQIGEGFVACLDFALFACLLRRGNLVVVAQMLSLERLHPAQLSQQAPVKAALKTELDWLKQMLALRSGEPAPAPGWVRSLALADAVEGHAYAWEEIALGRQLGFIQTLVNTRVGYTSESFSQMYREWLSCRALNPSQQRLLGARLQSWSWRPRIVPIVLDSEGDTSALEETLKSIRLQSYAAEQVVVLSSSQQVSCDGVRHMRLEVDPVAQFNDLLAQLENADWIYLLRAGDRLNELALLLLAERMVEMPDLRCLYSDEGGLRDEVSIEPVFKPDFNLDLMRSYPYVGRVLALQRHRMIELGGISRGFGELGVHDLLWRLVESSGPHAIGHIAEVLVESTLRLSQWVNQPEVIEQSPRVLAAHLDRLGVPHTIRAGSQAMINRVDYLHDQPAMVSIIVATRDGLSALQRCVESLLEKTAFAHYEILIVDNASSAVDARNWLSALEQMGSEKLRVLRCDYGDNLAALHNFAASQARGDYLLFLSAYTAVVSPEWLDELLNHARRPEVGVVGGRLVSPQGRIEGAAQVLGLRGTTGVPNRGELFNTPGYMQRQQTVQNFSAVGIDCLLVRKNVFDELHGLDDRDLPQALNGADFCLRVRQSGYLVVWTPYAELMRIAPSSAVDLAPKLIQAEQKSFYQRWMPVVARDPAYNPNLSLGTSNFSLEPGFKAGWDPFLRPMLPKVLGIPINASAVGHYRVTQPFFELEAAGRVVGHLAYYTPTDIELERCSPDVIVLQGRYNQNAVDEVERVKNGSRAFRIFELDDYVIDVPKKNAHLRKAEVGVDKIVRRGVGLCDRVVVSTQPLADALRDMHHDIRVVPNMLAPHLWSGLTSRRRTSRKPRVGWGGGTSHDGDLAIIADVVSQLANEVEWVFFGMCPPALRPFVHEFHPSVGLEAYPAKLASLNLDLALAPLEFHIFNDCKSNLRLLEYGACGYPVICTDTEAYRGYLPCTKVVSNSTEEWLEAIRMHLSDPDASYRMGDALREEVLRDYMLKGNNLNYWIEGWLPD